The Vitis vinifera cultivar Pinot Noir 40024 chromosome 1, ASM3070453v1 DNA segment aataATTTAcgaaattattaaattaatacattaaaaaaatttataactagaagattttattattgaaaCAAAATTAGTAAGTTCTCAATGCCTATTTTCAGACAATAGTTTGCACAAGATCTTCACATCATTTTATTACAATttccaaatttgaaaacaagCATGGCGAACGATTGTGGTAATGTGCCCACATTCATTACATGTGAAGAAAGGATAATACACAAATGACGATAAATTCAGTGGACTACTGAGAAAAGCACAGCAAAAAGGAGTAATGTTAActtggaggaggaggaggagatcATACATTCCGAATCATACCAGCAATGGTGAAGAAACGGAAAGGCCAATCAATCGGCTTTCTTATCTGTGGGTTGGGACTTGTTTGCTGCTGCAGAGCGCTTGTCCTCCTCAATCTTTGCTCGAGTCTCGTCCCTCTCCCTGAAATACCTCTCGAAGGCCCTTGGAAGAAACCGGGGAATCAAGAATACAAACAGGTTGATGGAGAAGTATGCTAAATTCGCCACCGCCAACGTCTTTCCGAACCAGAACCATGCAACATCCTATCGACACCACCATAATATTTAGAGCCTCGTTTGGAAGTGATATTAAAAATGAACACTTTCTTTTAGAAAAACCAGTACCTTGAAGGGTGCATTGGCAGGCAGCGTCTTGTTAAGCCACACGTCCACTATCCAGTCTACGATTACAAAGATCCTTCTAACGGTATAGAGCAACGGGACCAGTGCCCTTACCGGAGGCGAAAACAAGGACAGCCCGCTTATTATGTTCTCGGTTAGTATCTGGAATGAGAGGAGGAAGAGATGAGGCGTTGCTGACCGAACTGCATGCTCATCGCCCCTGGCGAAACCGCCCAGCACGTATGCCAGGGGCAAGAACAGGCCGATGGCGGTTCCCACAATCACGTAGAGCCGGAAAAGCCTACTTCCTTGGAAAATTTCCCGTGAGCCGGTGGAGGTGGTGCTGCCATGGGCTGGGAAGGCGAAGCGGGAGAGGGCTAGAAGATAAGCGGAGGCGAATGCTGGGAATATAAGGTCGAGTAGAGGGACGAGACCGCTGGCGGAGAAAACCATGATGAAGGCTACTAGCTGGAGTTCGATCACGCGCAGTGATCCCATCACGCCTCCCACCACAGACtgctggtggtggtggttgTGGCGGCCTGGCTGCTGTTGGGGCTTCGTGTTTGGGGTGGTCGTGGTTTTGTCAGGCTCCGTCCGAGGAGCCACGGCAAGGGATACACCTGACATCTCTTATGTCtgttttttcttccttatttcTCCTTCTTGACGCTTGTTTGCTTTGCAAGAAGCACTTTCAGTGATTTATATGTTTGCGGAGTTGCAGAAACCTGAAAAGCAACTACATTTAAAGCCATTTGTAAAGTCATCGAATCACAGTGTTACATTTAAAGCTATTCCTTAACCTACATTAATTAAtggtatatatattattttggaaaggcaaaaaaaaaaaaaaaaaagtaaaaaagttaCGGTCTGTTTGGGtctaaaatttcaaagaaaccATTTCCATTGGAATAATAGTTTCGAAATTTTGAATTCACCCCAAACGCTTTTATACAaacataaaattcaattctACAAAATACATAACGAACAaatcaaacacaataaaaattcataaacatCAATTAGCAGATCAAATATAAACAACAAACCAATATGAAAACAATATCagatttttcaattaattctaattaattccCTTTGCTATGACCCACATCTCAAACCCAATGACTACCCAATCATCTTCCCCTTTTCAgccatttccattt contains these protein-coding regions:
- the LOC100248988 gene encoding uncharacterized protein LOC100248988, yielding MSGVSLAVAPRTEPDKTTTTPNTKPQQQPGRHNHHHQQSVVGGVMGSLRVIELQLVAFIMVFSASGLVPLLDLIFPAFASAYLLALSRFAFPAHGSTTSTGSREIFQGSRLFRLYVIVGTAIGLFLPLAYVLGGFARGDEHAVRSATPHLFLLSFQILTENIISGLSLFSPPVRALVPLLYTVRRIFVIVDWIVDVWLNKTLPANAPFKDVAWFWFGKTLAVANLAYFSINLFVFLIPRFLPRAFERYFRERDETRAKIEEDKRSAAANKSQPTDKKAD